A single genomic interval of Malania oleifera isolate guangnan ecotype guangnan chromosome 13, ASM2987363v1, whole genome shotgun sequence harbors:
- the LOC131145676 gene encoding UPF0496 protein At3g49070, producing the protein MAGDVVTGSSTSTSTIPAVDVREEYANAFRTQSYDEFWTRVLALTHKDVVTCNPIGSTTSARLPSYRLFMEHLLDPDQSTITRILNLTTSDLVINHSLLSDYFSETANASLLCTFLLKNIDQTRVKYRALRKFLESLEISSLPVDHHPPEILTRLTELTNSFNPFVASALSSCRFRVVQVNCSGLLKRLETTRDHARAKLQLVNRIRHGSAIFLVMLTATLATIMVFHALAAMVAAPSLIAASFDPTPTKKLTKALAQLDAAAKGTYILNRDLDTISRHLARLNDELEHVREMIGFWLERGEDRLQPFGEVARQFKKNDSSFSQQLDELEEHLYLCLMTINRARNLVLNEIQDPGQVTRDPNT; encoded by the exons atggcaggtgacgtggtgacag GATCTAGTACGAGCACTTCCACCATTCCTGCGGTGGATGTTCGCGAGGAATACGCTAATGCTTTTCGTACCCAATCATATGATGAGTTTTGGACACGTGTCCTTGCTCTAACACATAAAGATGTTGTCACATGTAATCCGATTGGGTCCACAACGTCGGCTCGACTCCCTTCTTATCGACTCTTCATGGAGCATCTCTTGGATCCGGATCAATCAACAATTACTCGGATCTTGAATTTGACTACTAGTGACTTAGTGATCAACCACTCTCTCCTCTCTGACTATTTCTCAGAAACAGCTAATGCTTCTCTTTTATGtacttttttattaaaaaatatcgACCAAACACGTGTCAAATATAGAGCTCTCAGGAAATTTCTTGAATCTCTTGAAATTTCATCGTTGCCTGTGGATCATCACCCGCCTGAAATATTAACTCGCTTGACCGAATTAACCAATTCATTCAACCCATTTGTCGCATCTGCTTTGTCTTCATGTCGATTTCGGGTCGTGCAAGTTAATTGCTCTGGATTGCTCAAGCGGCTTGAGACGACTCGTGACCATGCTCGAGCCAAGCTTCAGCTAGTCAATAGAATTAGACATGGCTCGGCTATCTTTCTCGTGATGCTAACAGCAACGTTGGCTACAATTATGGTTTTTCATGCTTTAGCAGCAATGGTGGCTGCTCCGAGTCTCATAGCAGCTTCATTTGATCCCACTCCGACAAAAAAGCTAACCAAAGCATTAGCTCAGCTCGACGCAGCCGCCAAGGGAACTTACATATTGAACAGAGACTTGGACACAATAAGTCGGCATCTGGCTCGACTAAATGATGAGCTAGAGCACGTGCGAGAGATGATTGGCTTTTGGCTGGAGCGCGGGGAGGATCGGCTCCAACCATTTGGGGAAGTGGCGCGCCAGTTTAAAAAAAACGACTCAAGCTTTAGCCAACAGCTTGATGAGTTGGAGGAGCACTTGTATTTATGTCTTATGACCATCAATAGGGCAAGAAACCTTGTACTAAATGAGATTCAGGATCCGGGTCAAGTAACCCGTGATCCGAATACTTAG
- the LOC131146226 gene encoding protein SRC2 homolog, whose translation MAGRYEAEITVSSGKDLKNVNWRHGDLKPYAVLWINSQDKCSTKVADDGDTYPRWDHKLVIPLLTPIDDSTLYVDVVHAGAAEGTKPLIGSGKLHLVEIVDEGGIGVPVKRSIKLKRPSGRPQGKIEIEVNVRQPYRAPDPYYASPYGVPQPATSRDFSAPYGGQSYGTAPPPAPYGASPYAAPPAGYPYGAPPPGPYGQPAYGQAPPAYGQAPPMYGQDATGTKSGKKHGMGMGTGIAVGAAAGLLGGLALAEGADYVENKIADNAAEKVEDDLGYDYDDDF comes from the coding sequence ATGGCCGGCCGTTACGAAGCGGAGATCACCGTCAGCTCCGGCAAGGACCTGAAGAACGTGAATTGGCGTCACGGCGACCTGAAGCCGTACGCCGTCTTGTGGATTAACTCTCAGGACAAGTGCTCCACCAAAGTCGCCGATGACGGCGACACCTATCCCCGGTGGGACCACAAACTCGTCATCCCCCTCCTCACCCCGATCGATGACTCCACCCTCTATGTCGACGTCGTCCATGCCGGCGCCGCCGAAGGCACCAAGCCACTTATCGGCTCCGGCAAGCTCCACCTCGTAGAGATCGTTGACGAGGGCGGCATCGGCGTTCCGGTCAAGCGATCCATCAAGCTGAAACGCCCCTCCGGCCGGCCGCAGGGGAAGATCGAGATCGAGGTTAACGTGCGGCAGCCCTACCGTGCGCCGGATCCGTACTACGCATCCCCCTACGGCGTCCCTCAGCCGGCGACTTCCCGGGACTTCTCCGCCCCCTACGGCGGACAGTCTTACGGCACCGCTCCTCCCCCGGCACCGTACGGCGCCTCTCCCTACGCGGCTCCGCCGGCCGGATACCCTTACGGAGCTCCGCCTCCGGGACCGTACGGGCAGCCGGCGTACGGGCAGGCACCGCCCGCGTACGGACAGGCACCACCGATGTACGGGCAGGATGCGACGGGGACGAAGAGCGGGAAAAAGCACGGGATGGGGATGGGCACGGGAATTGCGGTGGGGGCGGCGGCGGGGCTGTTGGGGGGACTGGCGTTAGCGGAGGGGGCGGATTACGTGGAGAACAAGATCGCAGACAATGCGGCGGAGAAGGTTGAGGATGATCTGGGGTATGATTATGACGATGATTTCTGA